A window from Cryobacterium sp. PAMC25264 encodes these proteins:
- a CDS encoding amino acid ABC transporter ATP-binding protein, translating into MVLAEQVTKSFGTHEVLKGITLEVKRGEVMCLVGPSGSGKSTFLRCINHLEVLSAGRLSVDGDLIGYREANGKLYEMAPKEAAKQRRDIGMVFQRFNLFPHMTALQNVMEAPLRVKGLPKAKVESSARELLARVGLADRAEYYPAHLSGGQQQRVAIARALAMEPKLMLFDEPTSALDPELVGEVLDVMKGLAKEGMTMIVVTHEMGFAREVADSLVFMDAGVVVESGLPSEVLANPRHARTQAFLSKVL; encoded by the coding sequence ATGGTGCTGGCCGAGCAAGTGACCAAGAGCTTCGGCACGCACGAGGTGCTCAAGGGCATCACGCTCGAGGTCAAGCGCGGCGAGGTCATGTGCCTGGTCGGGCCGTCGGGCTCAGGCAAGTCCACGTTCCTGCGCTGCATCAATCACCTCGAGGTGCTCTCGGCCGGCCGGCTCAGCGTGGACGGTGACCTGATCGGCTACCGCGAAGCCAACGGCAAGCTCTACGAGATGGCGCCCAAGGAAGCAGCGAAGCAACGCCGCGACATCGGCATGGTGTTCCAGCGGTTCAACCTGTTCCCGCACATGACCGCTCTGCAGAACGTCATGGAGGCGCCGCTGCGTGTCAAGGGCCTGCCCAAGGCGAAGGTCGAGTCGAGCGCGCGCGAGCTGCTGGCCCGGGTGGGCCTGGCCGACCGGGCCGAGTACTACCCGGCGCATCTCTCCGGCGGACAGCAGCAGCGGGTGGCGATCGCCCGGGCACTGGCCATGGAGCCCAAGCTGATGCTCTTCGACGAGCCCACCAGCGCGCTCGACCCCGAGCTCGTCGGCGAGGTGCTCGACGTGATGAAGGGCCTGGCCAAGGAGGGCATGACCATGATCGTGGTGACCCACGAGATGGGCTTCGCCCGTGAGGTCGCCGACTCCCTGGTGTTCATGGACGCCGGTGTCGTCGTCGAGTCGGGCCTCCCCTCGGAGGTCCTGGCGAACCCGAGGCACGCCCGCACCCAGGCGTTCCTCTCCAAGGTGCTCTAG